AAATGTACCTGTTTAGTGACTACTTTCTTAGCCCTCTCATTCGTGAAAATCATATCGATTGCTGCTGATAGGATAGTGCAGGACCTTTAATTGCAGTTATTTGTTACTAATTTAGGGTTCTCATTACACTAATAACATGAGCTAAAGGACAGCGCCATGTACTGTGCGTTGTTTGGCGCTATTTTGGTAGGTCAAATCCCACTTCTACTTCTGGAGCTTGAATGATAGAGAATAGAGATACTGTtgtcaaagaaaaaaaaatggcacCCAGTTTGGACCAGTAATACCTACCCGCTTACtgtaatttaaaatgtaaatatatacttactgcTGAAGAGTTTTCCAGGCTACCGTTGAAATTTTTCTGTGTGTATCTAAACCTGCTTTTTTTTGTCATTTACAATTTTGTAGCATCTAAAGGTAATCTCCTAAAATTAAATCAAtttctataggtacagtcaaggaatttaaattccgacccatttcgtactttgtcacagtgacaaccgtatgaggtctctagcggctttcatattgattgtcactgtgacaaagtacgaaatgggtcggaattgaaattccttgactgtacataaaatAATCCTGGATGAATCCTTTGATTTAAACTTCTGCCCTATAGTAATTTTGACTACGCTCTGTCccactcttttagtatgaccaGTCCCTTATTCAGATCTGGTTGGCTGAGTCCATGTTATCCATGTTACGGGTACCTATACTTTCTATGGTATTATTTTCTCATCAACATTGCGACCACTTGCGATAGCTAAATAGTAATCATGTCGCTTCTTTCACTCATGTTGGTCTGAATGAGACAATCATTTGGTAAGCGCGTCTAAAAAGTCTCATATTCTCATATGATATTTAATACAACAAAAGGGCCTACTGTATATATTCGTATGCAAAAGTAGGAAACAAGAGTTTAAAATAACTGCACAGTGGTTGGGTTTATTTTCCATCATTCTCATGAAAACAGTTACTAAAAACCAGTGGATTAAAtggaatgattttttttataggaAACATTCACACGCGTTTCGTTAATTCGTTATTTGATCAATATAGTGCTCCGGGCGGCGCTCGCCGCTGACAGCTGAATAAAACTCGGAGGTTCTTCaacagtaaatatttattataaaaattgcTCTTATAGCGACATTtctgtttttataatatatataatttttatgttcATTCTTTGTGCCAttgtttcacaaaattattccTGTTCTTGTTATTTCCGACACAACAGCTtaaacaataatatattacaattATATATCATACATTAGACAACCCGCGAAACGCGTTTTGAACAACTCTCAACTTGAGGAACGATTCAACAATTCGATGTGCAATATCAGTTAATTCAAATCGGTTTCACAATTCTCTAATGGGAGTATTCTTTCTAAAATATCTATACACAAACGTCTCAATAAAAAATCCTGTCATTTTTGGTAACCAATGGCAATGAAAAACGCTAAGGATCCACATTCACGTGTATTTATATTACGTATGATGTTGCGAAGATTTCTTTGAAATATTCGCAAGGAAGAGAAGACACGAGAAGTACGATCGTCAACGTCATATAACAATTATTGCTGAGTCACAACTAGGTACCCGATGCGCTCGCGGCGCTCGGCTTATGGCAAATGAGAATAAACAGTCGCGTCCAGGGCACAAGGCGGGCTCGGCTGCGGGCCCTCTAGGGTCACTCTCCTCCTCGACATGTCTCTTTCAAATCGATATCCAAAAACACTAAAGTATCGATAGATATTAAGTGTCGATAAGACTGACCATAGCAGGCTCACTGAGGAAGACTTGAGTGCCAGTCTCAAACAGTTGGAGCTATGAGTATTCTAGAGGCTATGCCTTCACATTTTCTGCTGTATTCTGATGACGTTGTGCCCCTGACGCAACTCTTAACTTGGTAAACaggaaaagtacaacaaaagcATTTCTTTGCATTGAGCATCATTTTCACAATACTTAACAATTAGATGTATACAATATTGGTGACTATTTTCATGAAAATGACAGGATGACATGGTAGTTCGTACTGTTACATTTATTGGGAGTACCAAATCGTCTGATGCCTGTAACACAGTCTGTAAAATGATTGTTAAAACATGATTACAAAATTATGGTCAAGAGAAACATATTCCAGATGACTATTTATTAAGTACCTTCCAAAATAGTACAAGTACATgcgacacaaatacataaagTTCAGAATTCCTTATACATACTCTGCGTAGTCCATAAATATTAGGCATAGGTCAGAACATGGCAGTTCGCCGCCAAGTTAACTTACTTAAGTAAACCATCACAACCATACGGACACGTTTaacaaaatatcatttaaaagtaaactcAAAAATAATACAGTTTGAGCTGAACATGAAATTATCCAGTGCATCCAGGGTTCAGAACCCGTTTATATCTAGAATATTGTTCACATCTGTACTGGCAATTTGTGACATCTTATTAGATAAAGTGTAGCGGTAGAGAAGATGTACTGGACAGAATAGGAGGTGGTATGTTACAACACTCCGCGGGCCGGTGGCCATCCGCGTCGATCATTAAATTATTACTTTACACCTATATACAACGGCCGCGTCGCGCGCCTAATGCCCAACTCCGTATATTATGTACACTAAATTTAAGAACATAGAGTTTTCTCTCATTACCTACCGAATCACAATTCAAATATTTGAGTAATTGACAACGGTGGACAACACGCGCCGGGGCACTAAATGCATTTTACTCTATTGAAATTTGTACTTTGCTCTATTTATGTTGTGTTGGGTATCTTGGTCCGTTCAGTCCGGGTCCGTGCCGAGGGCAGGGGTGGTGCCGCGAGAAGTGTGCTCGACATTCACTAATTCCGTTTACAGTTTTGTGCATTTCATTATATATTTGTTCACTTTAGCACAGAACGTCTCCAAACAAGTTAAACGACCACTAATCCACGCAGCACCTCTTTAGCCTCTGCTCTCGACGCACGTTAGCTGCATCCTGATTCTATTAAATAATGATAATGAATTACATCAGATATTTTGTCTAGGTAGTGGTAAAATTTCGCATAACATTGCGTTGTAATCTTGTCAGCTTTTAATAGAACAGGACAGCTGGACTTGCTAATGCGATTAGTTACCATAGGGAGAGCCTATGTTCCTGTGCCGGCCGGGCTCACATTGTCAGCGGAGCCGGCGCCGGCGCAGGCACCATCCGAACATGAGAGACGGGTTGCTCTCCTATTGTAACATTGAATTATCCAATAATACCGATGCGCGCGTCTATTTCTGTGTCTTTTCCTCTGAATTCTACATTGTCTATTACCAATGAATGTCTACTTTATAATCGGGCGCCCCCTAGCAAACGATGGTTTGACACTAAAATTAAATCACTTTTAGTTCTGCGTGTAGATCGTCCGATTACTTTTATCTATGTTATAGTTATGGAGAAATAGGAACTGTTTTTCAATGTTTAAAATAGTTAATACTTATGGTCACTTATTCGATGAGAACGTTACTACATAGTTTGTTTGCCGATCTTAAGTAAACGATCGTTCACTAGAGGGCGCTCGAAGTATGGACAGAGCTTTATGTTATGCAATTCCGATTTAAGGATTGTCGTGAGTATAAAAACAAGGTGTCCTGTTCACCGCCAGCTCACGTAAGGGGTCAGTTCCAATTAGGTAATGCGCGATCCTGCTGAAGCGTAATTTTCACAATTCTCAGCTGGTAAGGCTATTTAATTGACACCCAGTTGCTGTCACAAGAAACTGTGGATGCGATACTGATGTAAGTCCAGCAGttttaagtacatacttatataagaTTTGTTCGTCTCAGTAAATGTAGCCAATCGTCGCATACGTCAGCAGTTCTAGCGTATTACTCGCGTTCGGCACATGTCCACACCACACAGGGCGCGGCGCGCGGGAGAGAGGCCTCCGGGGTCGGACTAGCGAGCCGGGGGCTGCGACGGATCTGGGCTCAAGGAGGTACCTAGTGCGTAGCGTCATCAACATGTACGGAAGTCAGGGGAGGATTCTCTCCCGCGCGCGGATGTGCCCTTATAACAAACATAACAGAACTCAGTCACGCTCGTTGTACGGATGCATCATTGAAAATATCAAGACAGAAATAATTTCAACCTATTACTTTACCCTTTCaacgaaataataaatatagcattttacctaataattacacaataatttcaacaaaaaatttaaacACCCGAGTTTTAATTTAAACGATCATAACGTCATTAGCTAAGTCACTTCAGTTTCGGTTTGGAATTCACTTAAAGAAATAAAACTATCAAAAATAACTCGGCTCGCATTTAAGTCCTGCGTCACGTCCGAAGCTAGCACCTTCCCTTTTGCAATTATATAATACTAACTACTGACTGCGTGTATGCGTCGCGTCGGCGTCGCTTCGTGAAGAGGAGCCGGGCGCCGAGCGCCGGGCACGGGGCCGGCGCCGTGCGACGCCGGACCGGCTGGACCGACTAGAAGAGCCGCGCGGCCGCAGCGGCGCGCGGCAGCCGCGCGGCGTCGCCTCACCTGGCGGCGCGCGCCgtggccgccgccgccgcgcgcgcggcCGTATCACAGCTCAGGGGGGCGCGGGCGCGTCCTGCCCGCGCGCCGTGCACTAACTCGTGGGCACCAGCAGCCGCACGAAGCTGTCCTCGCTCCAGCCCCAGTCGTCCGGCCACGCGTCCTCGGGGGGGTCGAGCGCCGACCGGGACGACAGGCTCAGCACCGAGCCCCAGTCGATGGTGCGCTGCTCCTCGTCGCCGTAGCCCGAGTCGCGGTCCGGCGGCGGCGGGGAGGGGAAGGGCGTCGCGCGCCCGGCGGCCGGGTCCCGCGCGCCCAGGAGCTCGCAGCGGGCGGCGCCGCCGGGCACGCACGCCGGCTCGAAGGGCGCCTCCTCGGCGCTCTCGCGCTCCATCTCGCGTTCGATGCCTCGCAACGTGTTGCACACGAGCACCGACCGCCGCAGCGAGGGGTCCGCCGTCTGGCGGAATCGCGCCAGCTTGAGCGCGCACAGGTTCATCATCTTGAGCCGCCGCTCCCGGTAGCAGCGCCGGGAGGCGCATCGGCCGGCCGCGCGGCCGTCGCAGCAGGCGCGCGCTGCGGCGCCGCCCAGCTCGAGGTAGGACTTGCCGTTCTCGGCGCGGATGGTGTCGTGCGCGCCGCACCAGCCGCCGCACCAGCGCCGGCGGCACGCGCGCCGCTCCTCGTCTTCCCGCCAGCAGTccccgccgccggcgccggcggcCACCGCCTCTAGCCTCGCTATCGAGTCCTCCCAGCGCGCGACCTTGCCGCCGCCCTCGCACGGGGAGCCGCCGCGCCGCTTGGCGCCGCACCCGCCGCCCGAGCCCTGCAACACCAAAGGCAAACATTGAGGTACAAAACATAAAACACCAACTAAAGTTACGCTAAGAGCGGACCGAGGTCGGCGCGAGGTCACCTAACGCGAACCGACTATTCGTGGCATTGTTCAAATCATGGAGTTGTAGCTGTATGAAGGTGACTCAAAAATTTATTCCATCAACAACTCAAAAGAGATAAAGCTCGGATTAATCAGTTGACAATTGATTAGAGTATAGAACAATGTTCGAATATAAACAAAAGACGAGTGAAGAATTTGGTTCAGTGAGTAGTGGAGCAGCGATCGCGGCCGCGGCCCACGCGCCGTGGAAAGTACCGTAACCTGCTCCGGCGCTCGCACCGCTCGAGCCATGAGAAATTATTACCAATAGCGTTTATTACCGCATGGGATACGAGAATGCAAAGTGCCTAGGCAATCAACAATTACGACTTTCAGGAACTGGGAATACAGTTATTAAACTAATAGAAACTATTTCTAATTTCCTAATACAATTCTAACTCAATTTTCTCAAATTACTCAAgaattaagtattaaaaatagTATTCAATAGAGtcgttttataataattatgtagaaTAATGGAGGAAGATTTCAGTATCGTACTATGTGATGAAGATTAtatcaataatataaaaaaaacaacgagaCTTTGTAGTGTCAAATACTGACTCTACCATACCATAAATACTTGcaatcataaaaaataatataatccgCAACAATATAACTAGGTATATATAGGAGTTAAAATACGACATACACAACTTTCAGTAAAACTTCAAAAAGTCAATAATTACACAgataataatttattcaaaGAGTTGATCAAATCCTCAATTCATTTCGCAAAAGTTCTTCCACCGAAATATTCTCTATTCTAAAAGCAAGAATACACGTTGTTAAAAATGCATGGGACAGAAGAGCGGTATACGGTTGGGTACCGGGTACCTGGGGTCCCGCATTGTGCTGCGACCCTTCTCGTTTTTTTTGGGGTACGGGCCCCTACAGCCGGCCAGGTACCCGGCCTTACCCGACTGCAGTACAACGCATTCTTTTCTGCAGAATATTTCTTACAAAAGGGAACTATGTATTTAATGAACTCTTTTCTAGTGTTAAACTATTCTTATTCAACTGGCTAAGGGTATATGTTCGTCgggtttatattataaatttaatgtcTATTTTCCTGATCTATTTTGGAAGAAACTGTAAATAATATAGATTCGTTTCAGTTAATGCTAGTGGCGCaggatataatatttatttaaacctgtTTAATGGTTCTTAAGTATTAAATCGGTTGCATTATGTTTACTGagatgctataaaatttataattaagCTGAATCAGCGTTTATTTTAATTCTAGTTAAAGTTATAAACGCTTAAGTATCTAGCGAAAAGGATAAGCCGACGTATAATTGTCTGCATTTGAAACTTGAAATACTGGCAAGTATCATAGCAGCTGCAGCTCATAACGACAGGCGAGCGACGGCGACGCAGTAATGGTACTTATTAGTGCGTCGTATACATTTCTAGTTTAGCTAACAGCCTGAGGGGAACAACGCTGTGTTTCGAGTCGATGAACACCTCGCACGGCCGCGGTATTGTCGACTGTGGCGAATAAATAAGCGACTTGGTAAAAGTCAAAGTCCAGGAGGCGGCAGATGCTTCGGCACCTGCGCGACAATTACGAGGTGCCACACGCGCCTTCGCAGCCCTCTCATATATTACCTAGACGTATTTAGCTTGCAAACATCTGATGACAGGCGAAAGGTGTAGAGTCCCGAGCGAAAACAAACCGACAATATTATACCATTTATAGTTCGTGTTaatatatagattttttttcctgCTAGGTGAATCGTGTCAGAGCTGAAAGTTTAGCTGGAGCGCGCAGCGAAGTGGGGTGAGGAATGCGGGACAAAGCAGTGCTAGGCGGCGCCGGCAGCGGCTGACTCAGCGGCCACTCATCGCAACGCTGCGAATAATCATTAACTCGGTCGCTTGCCTGCTTTGCGTCACCCCTTTATCGCAAGCGAACCGCTCTATTGTGCGCTCCGAGCGACCCTGTTAGCCGTAAAAATATGACCGACCACTACAAGTTTCAATATGCAGAAATAGAATATCTACATAATTCCACGGAGTTTATTCGCGGTATCACGCGCTCGGCGCTCGAGCCCGCAGTGTCATCGCATTGCCAGCGCTGGCAGTTGGCGCTCATGAAAATAAATTTAGTAAATGACGTTGGCGCGCGACGTTGCCGCTCCGTGCCCCTGGAACGCGGCTGCGCGCCGTTGCCGCTCCGTCCGCTCTTTCTAATCTTGTCGTAAAGTTCTTTTTCTGATGCGCAGCGCGTCGCTCGTTCTCTCCGCTAGAAACTTGGAAACGTCTGACGTTTATTTTATCGCTAGTCTCGGATATGCGGCGTTTTATAACCGTACCGTTGGCAATAGCGTAGAAGCGAGGAGTTACTGCTTATTTAAAATTACTGCCATAAAGAATTCCACCGTCCAGCTAAAATTTGATTGGTCGTGCGGTATGTCCACAGCGGGGCGGTAATCTGTGAGAAGGTAGGAAAAGTTCGGCGAGGCGAGTCGGGCCACAGTCGAACGGAGACTTTCTATGGCATTGTAGAGACAGAATAGATGGCGGGTCGGCTGGCATTGCCTCACAGCGCACGGGCGGGGGAGTCGCTAGTGTGCGCGCACACACACACGCGCGCGGTTAATAACATCGCATCGCAACGGCCGCTCTATCTAGCGCTACACTCGGCTACCTACGCGCGTCGTATTATAACCAACTCTATAAAATGGGGTAGAGCTGTGGGGTGAAACCAGCTCGCGTGGCGCTGATCGAGGGGTTACAGCGCTTTGCATCCGACCTTACATTTCTTATTAAACTTTATAAAACGCGCCACAGATAATTTAAAATGGAATTTAGGTCATCCATATTTCTGTACTGCGCGCGCTCCGTTCAGAGTTGTAGCCGCGACTGGAGTTTTAATTGTAATATCATCGAACAATCGCAGCCCTTTATCCGGCGTTCATTCATAAAATCGCATTAACCGTGAAGAATGTTTATTCCGCAATATCGAAATCGGACGCAGCGATCGGAATGACCGATTAACCATTAACGTCCACAATAGCGGAGGGCTGGTGTTTCAATCGCTTTTGCATTCGCCTTGAGCCAGCCAGTATAATGTTGACCTTACTTAGTTATAGTTGAAAGAGGCCTCGAGGTCATAGTTACGATAGTTAGCGTTTTCAGTAAGCGTTGGGCATACTTAGCCAGGGCGGTTTCATTCACAGGGCTTGTTATGGACCTGCTCGAGATGCACGCACTTTGGCTACAGGTGCCCTTTTATGAGATTTGAAAAAGCTAATGCAGCTGCTTTTATATGACCTTATTTCTTAGCCAGATGTTTTTTCTTGTCTTTTTTTACAACCATTATTCACCATTTTTAACGCCAATTcaattgtaaatatatttttttagttttaccaAATTGGAGTAAAAAAATGGACTTAATCAACAAACAAGAATGAACCTCTACCTATAATTATTGGGAGATAAGTAAGTACGTAATTTTTTCGCGTCAAATTAAATCAAGTCCCAATCCAATTTTTTATCCATCCCAAGTATGGACCAACCTTAAAATTTcttcaaattattaaataataagtaaCTTATATACCCTAATTGAAAGAGGATCGAGGAGAAATAGGTAATTAGACTAAACAATAATCAGACCGTCCTTATAAAGGCTTTGCACTCGCATCCTTCAAACCCAGATCAACCTAGAACACCGATAAGGCTATCTAGATGACGGCGAGCTACGTCTAATTACTGGCGAGAATTATTTGCATTTATCAGGCCATAAAAGGAGCCGCTAGCGAGCCGAGAAATGGTTCATCTTTGGCTGCAATAATCATTGATTTACGCAAATTACGCATCTGATCAAATCTCTTAAGAGTTTCCAATGACTACTCCAAAATGGTTAAAAAGGAATTGATTCTTGTTTATAACAATTTTATATTTCCAACATAATAATGTACAGCTTACAGCTTCCTGAACAAGTGGCCGGAGGaaacaccaaatcgggagtcttGGACATTAAGGGGTGAGCCCTGTGCCCAGCTGTGGGACACTCAAAATagactagaaaaaaaaatgtattagtaACCTTAAATTTTCGATATAGtcgtaaataaataggtatcgcTATGTTGTTCGATATTTATTAAGCGAAACCTGCCTCAGTTATGCACTAAAAATACTCCTCAAAAAGTTTTTCTTAATGCTAAACCTGTAACCCCTCAAAATTTTTGTACAGTaaataatttgacatttatttCGTTCTAACATAGTTCAAAATCCGCTACCAatttatatttgatttgataAAATGTATTATGCACTGACAcgtttttaaactttattatgtAGGTGTAGAGTGAAGAAATCTTACAAAATTTAGTAGAGCAGTCAGCGAGTGAGCTCGAGTTACCACTTTACTGGCAGTTCAGCCCAATTGAAACCTCATCAATTAAACTAGACACTTCTCGACTAGTCTAGTGTCTGTTTCTAGTAGCCGGATGATGGAAGATTCAGTAAAAACAAGTATTATTGTCCGCTTGGTTTTATAGACTCTTTAAGTTAGGAAACTTTTAATAAACTCCAATGCGGGTTTTTGCTGCGGCACGGCTACGAAATGCCAGACGATCTGAGAAATCGAGACGTGCGATAACGAACCTTATTGCTTAGAGTCGACAGTCACAATTGCATTGCCTTGAGATTGGAATTTTCATTTGTTCTTCCTAAAGCAAATCTACACGTATGATATAATGAACTTAAATGAAGGTAAGAAAAGAACATGCACCTTATTTCATTCAACTCAAAAAGCAGCGCACTTGCAAGTAACTTTTGtctgaataaaaatatatcttacacACATAATTATCGAACCTAATAGAACATCGCCACATGAACAATTTGTGGGTCATACGGCGCACCAAAAAGCCCCGGTTACAACGCTACATTACGAAACCAAAGAGCCCAGCCCTGAGAGAACAGAGTAAGTGAGCAACAGCAAGCAGAAACCCTGAGCGCGGCATGGCACGCACATTTCCGTGAGCGGCGCGGCGAGGCCGCGCGCGCCTGTGTGCCATGCGCACGCGCGGCGCTGCGCCTGTGTGCCTCAGAACCAGTCCCACATCCTGTTTGGTGGCCCGCCGCTCGCGCAGCTTCGTGCGAGCCGTAGAGCTTTTTATTTCACGCCTCTGGCCACTT
Above is a window of Cydia fagiglandana chromosome 18, ilCydFagi1.1, whole genome shotgun sequence DNA encoding:
- the LOC134673161 gene encoding uncharacterized protein LOC134673161, producing MKMWSDFQGSGGGCGAKRRGGSPCEGGGKVARWEDSIARLEAVAAGAGGGDCWREDEERRACRRRWCGGWCGAHDTIRAENGKSYLELGGAAARACCDGRAAGRCASRRCYRERRLKMMNLCALKLARFRQTADPSLRRSVLVCNTLRGIEREMERESAEEAPFEPACVPGGAARCELLGARDPAAGRATPFPSPPPPDRDSGYGDEEQRTIDWGSVLSLSSRSALDPPEDAWPDDWGWSEDSFVRLLVPTS